One Hordeum vulgare subsp. vulgare chromosome 4H, MorexV3_pseudomolecules_assembly, whole genome shotgun sequence DNA window includes the following coding sequences:
- the LOC123450254 gene encoding subtilisin-like protease SBT3.10: MGLPHDQPNGILASARMGEGVIIGVIDSDPGISAAAAAAGLSRSGGPDAVSIQLPATHLIWRHHGHFILDPDSLARCIWPESPSFSDDGYAPRPPRWKGTCQSGKSFSPKSCNNKIIGARWYADVESQLVGEYLSPRDLNGHGTHVASIAAGNIAHNISFHGLASGVARGGAPRARIAVYKACWSLEAPPADATCSEAAVMKAIDDAIHDGVDVLSLSIVNLLGHLPAFHAVAKGIPVVYAAGNFGPYAQMVGNVAPWLFTVAASTVDRLFPTTITLGNGQTLMGQSLFADMERANQFHKIKLYMNGMCNSTLANSTDVKGNIVLCFSITSVFPVAQLYRLATAVIKNGGEGFIFTQQNSDLLVAWQFRAMSIPCVSIDLEVAYKIIQYFSTSQDPVAKVSLSRTTTGSGFPAPKIAAFSSRGPSSVYPAVLKPDIAAPGVNILAAAPQVGVYKELGLYFFDSGTSMACPHVSGIIAVLKSLHPDWSPAAFKSALMTTAYITDNNGLPLLADATPNKIANPFDYGAGFVNPAQANDPGLIYDTDASDYQKLFNCMYGSDTNSSCIATERSLFDLNLPSIAIPNLKSSETVSRTVTNVGQADAVYRAFVEPPAGVEMLVKPMVLVFGKGTSSQSFKVSFRATRKIQGDYSFGNLVWHDGGSHWVRIPIAVRVVIEDLYSTVS; the protein is encoded by the exons ATCCAGgcatctccgccgccgccgccgccgccggtcttTCCCGGTCAGGTGGTCCTGATGCTGTCTCCATCCAGCTGCCTGCGACTCACCTCATCTGGCGGCATCACGGACATTTTATTCTGGATCCAGATTCATTGGCACGAT GTATTTGGCCAGAGTCACCGAGCTTCAGTGACGATGGATACGCGCCCCGTCCTCCAAGATGGAAGGGAACGTGTCAATCTGGCAAGTCCTTCAGCCCCAAGagctgcaacaacaagatcatcgGTGCACGGTGGTACGCGGATGTCGAATCCCAACTAGTAGGTGAATATTTGTCTCCCAGAGACCTCAACGGCCATGGCACCCATGTGGCCTCGATAGCAGCGGGTAACATAGCCCACAACATCAGCTTCCATGGGCTGGCATCCGGCGTTGCGCGCGGCGGCGCGCCAAGAGCCCGCATCGCGGTGTACAAGGCTTGCTGGAGCCTTGAAGCGCCACCAGCTGACGCCACATGCAGTGAGGCAGCGGTCATGAAAGCTATAGATGATGCCATCCATGATGGTGTCGATGTCTTATCGCTGTCCATAGTCAACCTGTTGGGTCACCTCCCCGCATTTCATGCTGTGGCAAAGGGTATACCGGTGGTATATGCAGCTGGGAATTTTGGACCTTATGCCCAGATGGTGGGTAACGTAGCTCCTTGGCTGTTTACGGTTGCGGCATCAACGGTGGATCGGTTGTTTCCTACTACCATCACTCTTGGAAATGGCCAGACACTTATG GGACAATCCTTGTTTGCGGATATGGAAAGAGCAAACCAGTTTCACAAGATCAAGCTCTATATGAATGGCAT GTGTAACTCGACTCttgcaaacagtacagatgtgaaGGGGAATATTGTCCTTTGCTTCAGTATAACCTCTGTTTTCCCGGTTGCTCAACTGTATAGGTTAGCAACTGCAGTGATCAAGAACGGAGGAGAAGGTTTTATCTTCACGCAGCAAAATTCGGACCTTCTTGTTGCCTGGCAGTTTCGTGCCATGTCCATCCCATGTGTTTCTATTGATTTAGAGGTTGCCTACAAGATAATTCAGTATTTCAG TACCAGTCAGGATCCGGTAGCAAAGGTTTCTTTAAGTCGAACAACAACTGGAAGTGGATTTCCTGCTCCAAAGATTGCAGCTTTCTCATCAAGGGGTCCAAGCTCCGTCTATCCTGCAGTGCTCAAG CCTGACATTGCTGCACCGGGGGTGAATATTTTAGCAGCAGCGCCACAGGTTGGTGTTTACAAGGAACTGGGGCTCTACTTCTTTGATTCAGGGACATCCATGGCTTGCCCACATGTATCTGGCATTATAGCCGTGCTCAAGTCACTCCATCCAGACTGGTCACCTGCTGCTTTCAAATCAGCACTCATGACAACTG CATACATTACAGACAACAATGGTCTCCCATTACTAGCTGATGCAACCCCAAATAAGATTGCAAATCCTTTTGATTATGGAGCTGGATTTGTCAATCCGGCTCAAGCGAACGATCCTGGACTTATATATGATACCGATGCTTCAGATTACCAGAAATTGTTCAACTGCATGTATGGGTCAGACACAAACAGTAGTTGTATAGCAACTGAGAGATCCTTGTTTGACCTGAATCTCCCATCAATCGCCATCCCCAATCTCAAATCATCGGAAACGGTATCAAGGACTGTCACCAATGTGGGCCAAGCTGATGCAGTGTATAGAGCATTTGTTGAGCCCCCTGCTGGAGTTGAGATGCTGGTCAAACCCATGGTGTTGGTGTTTGGCAAGGGTACAAGCTCACAGTCTTTCAAGGTGAGCTTCAGGGCAACACGAAAGATCCAAGGCGATTACTCATTTGGTAATTTGGTGTGGCACGATGGTGGCAGTCATTGGGTCCGAATCCCGATAGCAGTTCGTGTTGTTATCGAAGATCTCTATTCAACCGTCTCCTAA